CCCTCATACACAAACACCTTGACTTAGTCGAGCCCCGAAGCGAATCATTGGCAGAAATCGCAAAGGAGAAGGCAAAAGACGCTCAAAAAACGATAAATGTACCCTTTATTGTCGACGATTCGGGTCTCTTTATTGACTGCCTGAACGGCTTTCCCGGCACAAATTCAAACTGGGTGTTCAAAAAAATCGGCTATCCGGGCATATTAAAGCTTCTGGAAGGCAAAAAAGAAAGAACCGCCGCTTTCAGGTGCGCGGTTGCGCTCGCAATTCCAGGCAAAGAGATTATGATATTTGAGGGCGAAGAACACGGCATCATCGCAAATGAAGAGCAGGGTATAAAAGGTTTTGGTTATGATCCTATATTCATACCTGACGGCAGCACAAAAACATGGGGCGAAGCGCCCGATATAAAGAATATTCACTCGCATCGGCAGCAGGCGATTGAGAAGCTAATTAAATGGATTAAGGAGAATCCGCGGGCTTTCTCGCAAGAATTGTAAGGTTAATCCTCATTTCGAACCCACCACTATTCAGCTTTGGGTTCGAAAGCTTGAAATCCTCACAATCGCCCAAGGATTTCATGACCTTCCTAGCGCGTTTATCAAACGTTCCCGCGTCTTTCTCCTCAATCGCGCCCAACTTTTGTAGCTCATCAAGCGTTTTGTCTGAAACTTCAAGCACTTTCAGGCCTGCGGCTTGGATTGCGCGCAAATAATCCTCTTTTGAGCGCCGGTAAAGCTCCAAAAACACAGGCTTTCCGCGGGAATCGTTGAAAAGACTTACGTTATAGCGCAAATTGCCTCTTTTATCTTTCTTGCAATCCGACTCTTTAGGTGGATTGACAACAGTTATCATGACATATCCGCCACTACGTGTCACGCGCGCCATCTCAACAATCGCTTTTTTGTAGTTTTCTATGTGGTTTATAGCCCAACTTGAATTCACAAGATCAAAAACATTGCTCTTCCAGCACAAATACAAGGCATATTCTGCAATAACTCTCTCTTTCAGGCGTATTTTTGCAAACTTTATCATTCCTTTTGAAATATCAGATGCAAAAACTTTCGCTTTCCATGTTCTTTTGAATGCTTCAGCCACTCTGACAGTGCCAGTACCAATGTCAAGCACACAATTCCCCTTCAAATATATCTCATATTTTCTAAAAAGATACTTTTGCGAAGCAAATTCTATTGCTGAACCAAGCGAATCTTGTCTGCAATATGGATGAATGTCATACTGACCGGCAAATTTATTGTAACTCTTTTTTATTGATGCCATAAAATGCCTTTTCGAATATTTTTATTCTGAATTATATTTGCAGACAAAACAATAAATACAAAATAACGCTCAAATCAGCCTTTAAAAAATGTCTTGCGTCTTTAGAGCCAGTAAAGACATACTAAAGACATCAAAAGACATGAAAGACAGCAACGACTTAGAAGAAGATAAATGAACGCATTGAGAAAAAAAACATTTAAATACTTGAAGAAACAATAAGGGCGTGGTGTGGAAGGATTGCTATGGTTTTTGTGTGTCTTGTCGCATGCATGCGTTCATAGCGCATGTTAGCGATTATTCATATCAAAGATTGAGGAAAGTCCCCCCACGGATGCAGAGATGCATTTAATCCCAGAAAACTAGGGCGCCGGGAGGCGCGGCAACGTATTAGAAACGATACAGAAGGCAGTTAAGGATGAATGTTTATGACGTTTCTGCCATTCTGATGAAACGTAACGTCCATGCGTGCAAGTCGAACGACGCGCGCGAAGCAATTCGCGTCCTCAGAAAGTCTTGAAACCTTGCGAAAGTGAGTGTTTCAAGCTTTTCAACCCATGGTTGAAAATGAGGGAGTCTAATGCGATAAAATCTATCAGCACCGGCAATTGCGCCGGATGTAAAGACGGATTGAACAAAAGGGGGCTTACTCTCCACACCAATCATTTATTTCTTAGGCCGCAAAGACAAATGTCTTAAGGCTTTTTTTCTTTTGGCTTAACTTCATTATAACATTCTAAAAACAAACGATTATCCGGATTGAACATCTTGCCGTTTTCAAGAACTTCATCCAAATACGTGCGCTCCTTAGCTCCAATAGAGCCGTATTTTGAAGGATCCTGTTCAAAAAGCCTTTCTAAATCGCACACAAATAAAAAGGGATTGAGCGGAGTCCCAAGATGCAAAACATTTGGAATCGCGCCAAGATAACGGAATTCAGATGTTTTTGAAGCATTCGTTTGCTTAAAACACCCTGATATTACATATATCGCAGGCCCGTCGAAAAATAATTTAATCGTCAGTTCGCCATCGCGAGTCTGATAGCGATACTTTCTAACGGAGTTTTCCAAAAAATCTGAGTTTTCATCCATATCAAACGCCAAATGTGAGTTTTGGATTATTAACTGAATAGGTAATAACTTCTATAGAGTAATAAACAACCCAAAGATTTAAATACTATTGGGTGCATAGTAGTACTTTGTTATAGTACTAACAATGTATTATTACAAACATTCAT
This Nanoarchaeota archaeon DNA region includes the following protein-coding sequences:
- the rdgB gene encoding RdgB/HAM1 family non-canonical purine NTP pyrophosphatase, translated to MEILFVTGNKGKLDEIAQFLKNSGITLIHKHLDLVEPRSESLAEIAKEKAKDAQKTINVPFIVDDSGLFIDCLNGFPGTNSNWVFKKIGYPGILKLLEGKKERTAAFRCAVALAIPGKEIMIFEGEEHGIIANEEQGIKGFGYDPIFIPDGSTKTWGEAPDIKNIHSHRQQAIEKLIKWIKENPRAFSQEL
- a CDS encoding methyltransferase domain-containing protein, with product MASIKKSYNKFAGQYDIHPYCRQDSLGSAIEFASQKYLFRKYEIYLKGNCVLDIGTGTVRVAEAFKRTWKAKVFASDISKGMIKFAKIRLKERVIAEYALYLCWKSNVFDLVNSSWAINHIENYKKAIVEMARVTRSGGYVMITVVNPPKESDCKKDKRGNLRYNVSLFNDSRGKPVFLELYRRSKEDYLRAIQAAGLKVLEVSDKTLDELQKLGAIEEKDAGTFDKRARKVMKSLGDCEDFKLSNPKLNSGGFEMRINLTILARKPADSP